One genomic segment of Synechocystis sp. LKSZ1 includes these proteins:
- the bioF gene encoding 8-amino-7-oxononanoate synthase, translating into MADPYQWLDKALNTIHQAHWYRNVTPIESPPGPVVQVAGQSLINFASNDYLGLANDPRLKQAAIQALETWGTGSTGSRLLSGHRPLHQQLEQALATWKRTEAALVFSSGYLANLGTLLALVGPRDLILEDEYNHSSLKRGGQLSGATVITYQHGDAADLQQKLAEHRQDYRRCLMVSDGVFSMDGDVCPLPALLDLAKTYGCMVLIDDAHGTGTLGQAGAGCREYFGWPAGELIQIGTLSKALGSLGGYVAGSARLIDYLRNRAATWIYSTGLSPADTAAALAAVQIIRQDSQRLERLKSNVTYLKKRLDSLSLSLLPSDSPIICIKIPHAQEALQLAQTLKTQGLFAPAIRPPTVPTSRLRLSVMATHSQAHLDQLMEALTQSTAVTG; encoded by the coding sequence ATGGCTGATCCCTACCAATGGCTCGATAAAGCCTTAAATACCATTCACCAGGCCCATTGGTATCGCAATGTCACCCCCATCGAAAGTCCTCCGGGCCCAGTCGTTCAAGTCGCGGGCCAATCCCTGATTAATTTTGCCAGTAACGATTATCTTGGCCTGGCCAATGACCCTCGCCTCAAGCAAGCCGCTATCCAGGCCCTGGAAACCTGGGGAACCGGCAGTACCGGCTCTCGTCTCCTCAGTGGCCATCGTCCCCTCCATCAGCAATTAGAACAGGCCCTGGCCACCTGGAAACGCACGGAGGCCGCCCTAGTGTTTAGTTCTGGCTATTTGGCTAACTTGGGAACTCTCCTAGCCCTGGTGGGGCCGAGGGATCTAATTCTAGAAGATGAGTATAATCATTCCAGCCTGAAACGGGGCGGCCAACTGAGTGGTGCAACGGTTATTACGTATCAACACGGTGATGCCGCAGATCTACAGCAAAAACTAGCTGAACATCGACAAGATTATCGGCGTTGCTTAATGGTGAGTGATGGGGTGTTCAGCATGGATGGAGATGTCTGTCCTCTGCCGGCCCTGCTGGATTTAGCGAAAACCTACGGCTGTATGGTGTTAATAGATGATGCCCATGGAACCGGAACCCTCGGTCAGGCGGGGGCCGGCTGTCGGGAATATTTTGGCTGGCCTGCGGGGGAATTGATCCAAATCGGCACCTTGAGTAAGGCCCTGGGCAGTTTAGGGGGCTACGTGGCCGGGAGTGCGCGGCTAATCGACTATCTCCGTAATCGTGCGGCCACCTGGATCTACAGCACCGGCTTATCTCCTGCGGATACGGCCGCGGCCCTGGCAGCAGTGCAAATCATTCGACAGGACAGCCAACGCCTAGAACGCCTAAAGTCTAATGTGACCTACCTCAAGAAGCGGCTGGACTCCCTGTCCCTCTCGTTGCTTCCTTCCGATTCACCGATTATCTGTATCAAAATTCCCCACGCGCAAGAGGCCCTACAATTAGCACAGACCCTTAAAACCCAAGGCCTCTTTGCACCGGCGATTCGGCCGCCCACGGTTCCCACTAGCCGTCTTCGTTTGTCGGTCATGGCGACCCACAGCCAAGCGCACCTTGACCAGCTTATGGAGGCCCTGACTCAATCAACGGCGGTAACAGGCTAA
- a CDS encoding adenine phosphoribosyltransferase — protein MDLKSLIRDIPDFPKPGIMFRDITTLLSHAEGLRYTLDTLTAKCREAGLTPDYVVGMESRGFLFGVPLAYQLQAGFVPVRKPGKLPAAVHHIEYELEYGSDRLEIHQDALMAHHRVLIVDDLIATGGTAKATAELLAQIGCDVLGFAFVIELTALGGRQQLPDLPIISLVEY, from the coding sequence ATGGATTTAAAATCATTAATTCGCGATATTCCCGATTTTCCTAAGCCGGGAATTATGTTTCGGGACATTACCACGCTCCTTAGCCATGCCGAAGGACTGCGCTACACCCTTGATACCCTGACAGCAAAATGTCGCGAGGCCGGCCTAACTCCGGACTATGTGGTGGGCATGGAATCTCGGGGCTTTTTATTTGGTGTCCCCCTGGCCTATCAACTCCAGGCCGGCTTTGTGCCAGTCCGCAAGCCCGGAAAATTGCCTGCCGCTGTCCACCACATCGAGTACGAACTAGAGTATGGCAGTGACCGCTTGGAAATTCATCAAGATGCTCTAATGGCGCACCACCGCGTCTTAATCGTGGATGACTTGATTGCTACGGGGGGAACCGCTAAGGCCACGGCGGAATTACTGGCCCAGATTGGTTGTGATGTGTTGGGGTTCGCCTTCGTGATTGAATTAACAGCCCTGGGGGGGAGACAACAATTGCCGGATCTGCCCATCATTTCCCTCGTGGAGTACTAA
- a CDS encoding ABC transporter permease, producing the protein MTRRLSSPSGLALLPSLDTFFYISKRCAQGLLTLLLASLLSFIIIQLAPGSYLDTLQQNPKISPETLNQLKVQFGLDQPWYIQYGRWLWQVVTQFNFGQSFVYNRSVASLLVERIPATLLLALTSILLTWAIALPLGIISAVKQNTWLDRGLRVLSYLGQGFPSFITALLLLILAQNLSPLLPVGNMTSLNYAEFSPLQKVLDILWHLILPTLALSITSFAGLQRLMRGQLLDVLRQDYIQTARAKGLPENRVLYVHALRNAINPLITLLGFEFASLLSGAFIAEFFFNWPGLGRLILQAVTAQDLYLVMGSLIMGAAMLIVGNLLADLLLQWVDPRIQLDDL; encoded by the coding sequence ATGACGCGACGCTTGTCCTCCCCTTCCGGCCTGGCCCTACTGCCCAGCCTCGATACTTTTTTTTACATCAGTAAACGCTGTGCCCAGGGCCTGTTAACCTTGCTGTTAGCTTCCCTTTTGAGCTTTATCATTATCCAACTGGCCCCCGGTAGTTACCTCGATACCCTCCAGCAAAATCCCAAGATTTCCCCCGAAACCCTGAATCAACTCAAGGTGCAATTCGGCCTGGATCAACCCTGGTACATCCAGTACGGCCGCTGGCTCTGGCAAGTGGTGACTCAGTTTAACTTTGGCCAAAGCTTTGTCTATAATCGCTCCGTCGCCTCTCTCCTCGTAGAGCGAATTCCTGCTACTCTCCTGCTGGCCCTGACCTCCATTCTGCTGACCTGGGCCATTGCCCTGCCCCTGGGCATTATCAGCGCCGTGAAACAGAACACCTGGCTAGACCGGGGCCTACGGGTATTGAGTTACCTGGGTCAGGGTTTTCCCAGCTTTATCACGGCCTTGCTTTTACTAATCCTGGCCCAGAACCTTTCGCCACTCCTGCCCGTGGGCAATATGACCAGCCTCAACTATGCGGAATTTTCTCCCCTCCAGAAAGTCCTTGATATTCTCTGGCATCTTATTTTGCCGACCCTGGCCCTGAGTATCACCAGTTTTGCGGGCCTCCAGCGGCTGATGCGGGGCCAGTTGTTAGATGTTCTGCGCCAAGACTACATCCAAACCGCTCGGGCCAAAGGCCTACCGGAAAACCGGGTACTCTACGTCCATGCTCTTCGTAATGCCATTAACCCGTTAATTACCCTCTTGGGGTTTGAGTTCGCCAGTCTCCTGAGTGGGGCCTTTATCGCCGAATTTTTCTTTAACTGGCCTGGGTTAGGACGCTTAATTCTGCAAGCGGTCACTGCCCAGGACCTCTACTTGGTCATGGGCAGTCTGATCATGGGGGCAGCCATGTTAATTGTGGGTAATTTATTGGCCGATCTTTTGCTCCAGTGGGTTGATCCCCGTATTCAACTAGATGATTTGTAG
- a CDS encoding folate/biopterin family MFS transporter: MLQQFSQALLFGQRPSWELAAILSIYFVQGILGLSRLAVSFFLKDDLGLGPAQMGALLGIAALPWIIKPLFGLLSDGLPLGGYRRRPYLVISGLLGSLAWLMFAFWVQTVWGATLMLLLASLSVALGDVIVDSLVVERAQRESLSQAGSLQSLTWGISALGGIVTAYFSGLLLELVSSQTIFLITALFPLVATGAAFLIEEQPLNRAEHQALVPSTGQQLRQLWQAMGQKTILLPTLFIFLWQATPNADSAFFYFTTNELGFEPEFLGRVRLVTSIASLIGVALYQRFLKTIPFRPMLGWSTVISAILGLTTLILITHSNRALGIDDHWFSLGDNLILTVMGQVAFMPVLVLSARLCPQGIEATLFALLMSIWNLSGLISYELGSLLTHWLGVTETQFENLGLLVIITNLSTLLPLPLLGLLPEGDPQAIKNQESSPALLPSAEIFEHHLTGSLSDQAFLPERMPEVTTTPNPRPEAYKSSS; encoded by the coding sequence ATGCTCCAACAATTTTCTCAGGCCCTGTTGTTTGGCCAGCGCCCCAGTTGGGAACTGGCGGCCATCCTCAGTATCTACTTTGTACAGGGAATTTTGGGGCTATCGCGCTTGGCGGTAAGTTTTTTCCTCAAGGATGACCTGGGCCTCGGCCCGGCTCAAATGGGGGCCTTGTTGGGCATTGCGGCCCTGCCCTGGATTATCAAACCGCTGTTTGGCCTGTTGTCTGATGGTCTGCCCCTAGGGGGCTATCGTCGTCGCCCCTATCTCGTTATTTCGGGCCTACTGGGGAGCCTAGCCTGGCTGATGTTTGCCTTCTGGGTACAAACGGTCTGGGGAGCTACCCTGATGCTGTTGTTGGCCTCCCTCTCGGTGGCCCTAGGGGATGTGATTGTCGATTCCCTCGTAGTGGAACGGGCCCAACGGGAATCCTTGAGCCAAGCAGGTTCCCTCCAATCCTTAACTTGGGGCATCTCGGCCCTGGGGGGCATCGTCACGGCTTACTTCAGTGGCTTGTTACTAGAACTGGTCTCTTCCCAAACGATTTTTTTGATTACGGCTCTGTTTCCCCTAGTGGCCACAGGGGCCGCTTTTTTAATTGAGGAGCAACCCCTCAATCGAGCCGAACATCAGGCCCTAGTGCCTTCCACGGGCCAGCAATTGCGACAGCTCTGGCAAGCCATGGGCCAAAAAACAATTCTGTTGCCGACATTGTTTATTTTTCTCTGGCAGGCTACGCCCAATGCTGATTCGGCGTTTTTCTACTTCACCACCAATGAATTGGGCTTTGAACCGGAATTTTTAGGCCGGGTGCGGTTAGTGACCAGCATTGCCAGTCTAATCGGGGTGGCCCTATACCAGCGATTTTTAAAAACCATTCCCTTTCGGCCGATGCTGGGCTGGAGCACGGTAATTTCAGCGATTTTAGGTCTAACAACCCTGATTCTGATTACCCATAGCAATCGGGCCCTGGGCATTGATGACCATTGGTTTAGCCTGGGGGATAATCTCATCCTCACGGTGATGGGCCAGGTGGCTTTTATGCCGGTTTTAGTCCTATCAGCGCGTCTATGTCCCCAAGGCATCGAAGCCACCCTCTTTGCCCTACTAATGTCGATCTGGAACCTCTCCGGCCTGATCTCCTACGAACTGGGATCACTACTGACCCATTGGCTAGGCGTAACAGAAACCCAGTTTGAGAATCTGGGCCTTTTGGTTATCATCACCAATCTATCCACCCTCTTGCCCCTTCCGCTTCTGGGCCTACTCCCCGAAGGAGACCCCCAAGCCATCAAAAATCAAGAATCCTCCCCGGCCCTTTTGCCCTCGGCGGAAATCTTTGAGCACCATCTAACGGGCAGTCTCAGCGACCAGGCCTTCTTGCCGGAACGAATGCCGGAGGTGACAACTACTCCCAACCCAAGGCCTGAGGCCTACAAATCATCTAGTTGA
- a CDS encoding efflux RND transporter periplasmic adaptor subunit yields MFLSPLNYFKRPLPLLLGLLGVGIIAVGGFTYRLMQAPRQETELEKYTVLVQRENLAVEIKANGTVQPIQTVNISPKTPGRLVQLLVEQGDQVQQGQRLAIMENREAFADGLQAQARLEEAVARFREVEARIPRELQQLQTEVNQAQTRVAQARSQLAVSQNRLREVQARIPKDIEQLQAQLRAAESRLKLAENRMQRNQDLINAGAISRDRFDEVSNDYLNARAAVVETLGRLQQAQNTASPEVGQVQEQIQQLQAAIVEAEQALQGKLSALRQRESTAPAELASLKANAQAARANLERSKIQYQDTYITAPFSGVITQKYATAGAFVTPTTSASNTASATSSSILALASGLEIVARVPEVDIGTLKLGQKVEIQADAFPNERFQGKVIRIAPEAILENNVTSFEVTVGLVTGQDKLRSKMNVDVVFEADNLFNALTVPTVAIVTQAGKTGVMVPDAQNQPKFQPVTIGLVLDEQTQVLAGLQSGQRVFIDLPKDKRPKEKTGSN; encoded by the coding sequence ATGTTTCTGTCGCCGCTGAATTACTTTAAGCGTCCTCTGCCGCTCCTGCTCGGCCTTCTGGGAGTGGGCATTATTGCCGTGGGTGGATTCACCTATCGCTTAATGCAGGCCCCCCGTCAGGAAACGGAACTGGAAAAATACACGGTGCTGGTTCAGCGCGAAAACTTAGCCGTAGAAATCAAAGCCAATGGCACGGTACAACCGATTCAAACCGTCAACATTAGCCCGAAAACCCCTGGTCGTTTAGTCCAACTCTTGGTGGAACAGGGGGATCAAGTCCAACAGGGCCAACGCCTGGCCATTATGGAAAATCGTGAAGCCTTTGCTGATGGGCTCCAGGCCCAAGCCCGCCTAGAGGAGGCCGTCGCTCGCTTCAGGGAAGTCGAAGCCCGCATCCCCCGAGAACTCCAGCAATTACAAACGGAAGTCAACCAGGCCCAGACTCGCGTGGCCCAGGCCCGTTCCCAGTTGGCCGTTAGTCAAAATCGTTTACGAGAAGTCCAGGCCCGCATCCCCAAGGACATTGAACAACTCCAGGCCCAACTCCGGGCTGCCGAATCTCGTCTCAAGTTGGCGGAAAATCGGATGCAACGCAATCAAGACCTGATCAACGCGGGGGCCATTTCCCGTGACCGCTTTGATGAGGTTTCCAACGATTACCTCAACGCCCGTGCCGCGGTGGTGGAAACCCTCGGTCGTCTACAACAGGCCCAGAATACCGCCTCCCCGGAAGTCGGACAAGTTCAAGAACAAATCCAGCAACTCCAAGCTGCCATTGTGGAAGCCGAACAGGCCCTACAGGGTAAACTCTCGGCCCTCCGACAACGGGAAAGCACCGCACCAGCCGAGTTGGCTTCCCTCAAGGCCAATGCTCAGGCGGCCCGAGCCAACCTAGAACGAAGCAAAATTCAATATCAAGACACCTACATTACGGCCCCCTTTAGTGGGGTAATCACCCAGAAGTACGCCACTGCTGGAGCCTTTGTTACCCCGACAACCTCCGCCTCCAATACCGCTTCCGCTACGTCTAGTTCGATTCTGGCTCTGGCTAGCGGTCTCGAAATTGTGGCGCGAGTTCCTGAAGTGGACATTGGCACGCTGAAGTTAGGCCAGAAGGTCGAAATTCAAGCGGATGCCTTTCCCAATGAGCGTTTCCAAGGCAAAGTGATTCGCATTGCCCCCGAGGCCATTCTGGAAAATAACGTTACTTCCTTTGAAGTCACCGTGGGTCTAGTGACGGGGCAGGATAAACTCCGCTCCAAAATGAATGTCGATGTGGTTTTCGAGGCCGATAATCTCTTCAATGCCCTGACGGTTCCCACCGTGGCCATTGTTACCCAAGCAGGCAAAACTGGGGTGATGGTTCCCGATGCCCAAAATCAGCCCAAATTCCAGCCCGTCACCATTGGTCTGGTGTTGGATGAGCAAACCCAAGTCCTTGCTGGCCTTCAGTCGGGCCAACGGGTATTTATCGACCTCCCCAAAGATAAACGGCCCAAGGAAAAGACCGGCTCAAACTAG
- a CDS encoding DUF2808 domain-containing protein: protein MFPLLSRCLYTSLLAGLWLSQPSLAGQLSNGQTFFNAPPMLLDYASTYTVVSANAAKYYFTFSLPPTAVEPLAKVVFQQQPNPDQIQFQADQTIAFLGTQNNRGTPLTVQSATWDANSSQVTVILDPPVPPGSTFSIRLQPVQNPDIPSTYQFRVFAYPSGSQSQAMDLGVARFQFYRFYD, encoded by the coding sequence ATGTTTCCTTTGCTTTCTCGATGTCTCTACACTAGTCTTCTGGCCGGGTTATGGTTAAGCCAACCCAGCTTAGCAGGCCAGTTGAGCAATGGCCAGACCTTTTTTAATGCCCCGCCGATGCTCCTGGACTACGCGAGTACCTACACCGTAGTATCCGCCAACGCCGCCAAATATTATTTCACCTTCAGCCTGCCCCCAACGGCGGTTGAACCCCTGGCCAAAGTTGTATTTCAGCAACAACCCAACCCCGACCAAATTCAATTCCAAGCCGACCAAACCATTGCCTTCCTTGGCACTCAAAATAACCGAGGCACACCGCTGACCGTCCAATCTGCTACCTGGGATGCCAATAGTAGCCAGGTGACGGTGATCCTAGACCCCCCCGTCCCCCCTGGATCGACCTTTAGTATCCGCCTCCAGCCCGTTCAAAACCCAGATATTCCGAGTACCTACCAGTTTCGAGTTTTTGCCTATCCCAGTGGCAGTCAATCCCAGGCCATGGATCTGGGTGTGGCCCGTTTCCAGTTCTACCGTTTCTACGACTAG
- a CDS encoding SWIM zinc finger family protein: MNHDAGANNGRQWWVERWLELLDSYRFKKRLERARNYAREGNVLSLSFQGAELLAQVQGSEVQPYQVSLWLDPFNDEDWQFVVASLAEKALYSAQLLSGQMPATIEQVFIKNGLNLFPYTLGDVHSRCSCPDKANPCKHIGAVYYQLADRFSEDPFVIFQLRGRSRSQILAALRDQRQQTQTSEYSADSTPTIPATSVAQTSSSASEPKDSKQDTLALIQAFWRYDRPPETDWVVIAPPGDVTSLLDLLGPLPLPYETAQEAKQALVQIYNQVSQQALTQALGSD; this comes from the coding sequence ATGAACCATGATGCCGGGGCCAATAATGGCCGTCAATGGTGGGTCGAACGCTGGCTAGAACTATTAGATTCCTACCGTTTCAAAAAACGACTAGAACGGGCCAGAAACTACGCCCGCGAGGGTAACGTTCTCAGTCTCAGTTTTCAGGGGGCCGAACTCTTGGCCCAGGTGCAGGGAAGCGAAGTACAGCCCTACCAGGTATCCTTGTGGCTCGACCCTTTCAACGACGAAGATTGGCAGTTTGTGGTGGCGTCTCTGGCGGAAAAGGCCCTGTATTCTGCCCAACTTCTCTCGGGCCAGATGCCGGCTACCATCGAGCAGGTTTTTATCAAAAATGGCCTCAATCTTTTTCCCTATACCCTGGGGGATGTCCATTCCCGTTGTAGCTGTCCCGATAAGGCTAATCCTTGCAAACACATCGGGGCTGTGTACTATCAATTGGCCGACCGTTTTAGTGAAGATCCCTTTGTTATTTTTCAACTGCGGGGCCGGAGTCGGTCACAAATTCTAGCGGCCCTGCGGGACCAGCGTCAGCAAACCCAGACTTCCGAATATTCGGCAGATAGCACCCCAACGATTCCAGCGACTTCCGTCGCCCAAACTTCATCTTCCGCTTCCGAGCCTAAGGATAGTAAGCAAGACACCTTGGCGCTCATCCAGGCCTTTTGGCGCTACGACCGGCCCCCGGAGACGGATTGGGTGGTTATTGCTCCTCCTGGCGATGTCACCAGTCTTTTAGATTTGCTAGGGCCTTTACCCCTCCCCTACGAAACGGCCCAGGAGGCCAAACAGGCCTTAGTGCAAATTTATAACCAAGTTAGCCAACAGGCCCTGACCCAGGCCCTGGGTTCAGATTAG
- a CDS encoding amino acid ABC transporter substrate-binding protein encodes MEQLISPKWQWLVILLGWLWSSCPSGAQASSTLEQIQATGLLKIAVREDAVPFGYQDLNQQWTGICIDFAELLKAEVVRQLNNPFILVKLYQSTLFNRFDLVTDNGVALECGPNTIRPDVPETVTFSRPIFLTGTQFLIRADSTKTFNPQGELDQVDIGVLRDTTTAQFLRQRYPQARLQEFQGITGRTRGVQALQQEKIDAFASDGILLFGEALLLNLNLGQDYLIVPKMPLDCIRYGLILPGNDPEWKALVNRVLALPEARAIYRKWVGSLLPVLQESNQACRTPSPSSTLGK; translated from the coding sequence ATGGAACAGTTGATCAGCCCCAAGTGGCAATGGCTTGTAATCCTCCTGGGTTGGCTCTGGAGTAGTTGCCCTTCAGGGGCCCAAGCGTCCTCCACCCTAGAACAGATCCAAGCGACTGGGCTATTAAAAATTGCGGTGCGGGAGGATGCAGTTCCCTTCGGCTATCAGGATCTGAATCAACAGTGGACTGGCATTTGTATTGATTTTGCGGAACTCCTCAAAGCAGAAGTCGTGCGCCAACTCAATAATCCGTTCATTTTAGTCAAGCTTTATCAGTCCACTCTTTTTAATCGTTTTGACCTGGTGACAGACAATGGCGTGGCCCTAGAATGCGGCCCCAATACTATCCGGCCCGACGTGCCTGAGACCGTGACCTTTTCTCGACCCATTTTTCTCACGGGAACCCAATTTTTAATTCGAGCCGATTCCACCAAGACGTTTAATCCCCAAGGGGAACTAGATCAGGTTGACATCGGAGTCTTGCGGGATACCACCACGGCCCAGTTTCTCCGCCAGCGCTACCCCCAGGCTCGGTTGCAGGAATTTCAAGGAATTACGGGGAGGACTCGGGGTGTCCAGGCCCTCCAACAAGAGAAAATCGATGCCTTTGCCAGTGATGGTATTTTATTGTTTGGGGAAGCGTTGCTGTTAAACCTGAACCTTGGTCAAGATTACTTAATTGTGCCTAAAATGCCCCTCGATTGCATTCGCTACGGCCTCATTCTGCCGGGAAATGACCCAGAATGGAAAGCCCTGGTTAATCGGGTTTTAGCGTTACCCGAAGCTCGGGCCATCTATCGCAAGTGGGTGGGATCCCTGTTACCAGTTCTTCAGGAGAGCAACCAAGCTTGCCGAACCCCTTCCCCCTCCTCAACCTTGGGAAAATAA
- a CDS encoding AI-2E family transporter, with the protein MKLPQWLGLLSLAMASYVLWQIRQLLLLGFLAIVIAIALHRLVNTLQNWGCRRRWALTLTLGGAGLLSVCFIALVVPPFWEQFQDLLKLMPQVLGRLQNVMATLQTQGQLWGLEQWWSGNSSGQSLSALGAQLLGNVLAFFSNSVVASLQVLLVLALSVMLVLQPQAYRRLALQLFPSFYRRRADEILTLSELALGNWLTGIVINSVFIALLSGLGLWALQIKLVLVHALMAGILNFIPNIGPAASVVFPLMIALLDSPWKIGAVLFLYFIIQNIESYWLTPIVMAKQVSLLPALTLIAQLFFASLFGLLGLLLALPLTVVAKTWLEEAILKDVLDQWA; encoded by the coding sequence ATGAAGCTCCCGCAATGGTTAGGACTGCTGAGTTTAGCCATGGCCAGTTACGTGCTATGGCAAATTCGCCAGCTGCTGCTACTGGGCTTCTTGGCCATTGTGATTGCCATTGCCCTCCATCGTTTAGTTAATACCCTCCAGAACTGGGGTTGTCGGCGGCGCTGGGCCTTGACGTTGACCCTAGGGGGAGCCGGTCTGCTGAGCGTTTGTTTTATTGCGCTGGTAGTGCCGCCCTTTTGGGAACAGTTTCAAGACCTCCTGAAATTAATGCCACAGGTACTGGGTCGTCTCCAGAACGTGATGGCAACGCTCCAGACCCAGGGCCAACTCTGGGGGCTAGAACAATGGTGGTCGGGAAATTCCTCGGGCCAGTCTCTTTCGGCCCTGGGGGCCCAATTATTGGGAAATGTCTTAGCGTTTTTCTCCAATTCGGTAGTTGCCTCTCTCCAGGTTTTACTGGTATTGGCCTTGAGTGTCATGCTGGTTCTGCAACCCCAAGCCTATCGTCGGTTGGCCCTGCAATTATTTCCCTCCTTCTATCGGCGACGGGCCGATGAAATTTTAACCTTGTCGGAATTGGCCCTGGGTAATTGGTTGACGGGAATTGTGATTAATTCGGTCTTTATTGCTCTCCTGAGTGGTCTGGGACTCTGGGCCTTGCAGATCAAACTGGTGCTTGTCCATGCCTTGATGGCCGGTATTTTGAACTTTATTCCCAATATTGGCCCGGCAGCTAGCGTGGTCTTTCCCCTGATGATTGCCCTGTTAGATTCCCCCTGGAAAATTGGGGCTGTCCTCTTTTTGTACTTTATTATTCAAAATATTGAAAGTTACTGGCTGACCCCCATCGTCATGGCAAAACAGGTTTCCCTCTTGCCGGCCCTAACCCTAATTGCCCAACTGTTCTTTGCCAGTCTCTTTGGCCTGTTAGGTCTCTTGCTGGCCCTGCCTTTGACCGTCGTTGCTAAAACCTGGCTGGAAGAAGCTATCTTGAAAGATGTTTTAGACCAATGGGCATAG
- the tpiA gene encoding triose-phosphate isomerase, with protein sequence MRNIIIAGNWKMHKTQAESQEFLQHFKPLVEETNPGREVVLCAPFTALGTMSQSLHGSRIRLGAQNIHWEEQGAYTGEISGAMLWEMGVQYVVVGHSERRQYFGETNETANLRVIAAQKQGLIPILCVGETKAQRDAGETESVIIQQIQRGLVNVDQTQLVIAYEPIWAIGTGDTCEAQEANRVIGVIRALLSHPDVTIQYGGSVKPDNIDEIMAQPEIDGALVGGASLDPQGFARIVNYQ encoded by the coding sequence GTGCGAAATATCATCATTGCTGGCAACTGGAAAATGCACAAGACTCAAGCTGAGTCCCAGGAATTTTTACAACACTTTAAGCCGTTGGTGGAGGAGACCAACCCTGGCCGGGAAGTGGTTCTTTGTGCCCCTTTTACCGCTCTAGGGACGATGTCTCAGAGTTTGCACGGCAGTCGGATTCGTTTAGGTGCTCAAAATATCCATTGGGAAGAACAAGGGGCCTATACTGGCGAAATTTCTGGGGCCATGTTGTGGGAAATGGGGGTTCAATACGTGGTGGTGGGCCACAGTGAACGTCGTCAATATTTTGGAGAAACCAACGAAACGGCGAATCTGCGCGTGATTGCCGCTCAAAAACAGGGCCTAATCCCAATTCTTTGTGTGGGAGAAACCAAGGCCCAGCGGGATGCGGGGGAAACGGAAAGTGTGATTATCCAGCAAATTCAACGGGGCCTAGTGAATGTCGATCAAACCCAGTTGGTGATTGCCTACGAACCGATCTGGGCCATTGGCACCGGCGATACCTGCGAAGCCCAGGAGGCTAATCGGGTGATTGGAGTAATCCGGGCCCTGCTCAGTCATCCTGACGTAACGATTCAGTACGGTGGTTCAGTGAAGCCCGATAACATTGATGAAATTATGGCCCAGCCAGAAATTGATGGAGCCTTGGTGGGCGGGGCCAGTCTAGACCCCCAAGGCTTTGCTCGTATTGTCAATTACCAATGA